A region of the Trueperaceae bacterium genome:
CGCAGTACCGGGCGATCTCGCCGTCGGAGAGGGGCCTGAAGACCACGGCGCTATGCACCACGACCGTCTCGAGCTCGCCGCGGTACGCGAGCGCGTGGCCGGTGAACACGTCGTGCTCCCGACCGGCGAGCCGCCGCACGAACGTGCGGTTCTCGGCCTCGTCGGCCGGCTTGTTGAGGATGACGCCGTCCACCGCCACCGTGGTGTCGGCCGCTATCACGAGGGCGGCGCGGTGGTCGGTCGCCACGGCCAGCGCCTTGGAGCGCGCGAGGCGCTCGACCAGCGCGGCGGGCGCCTCGCCGGGCTCAGGCGTCTCGTCGACCTCCGGCACGACGACGGTGAAGGCGAGGCCGAGGCCGGCGAGCAGTTGGGAGCGCCGGGGCGAGCCGCTCGCGAGCACGATGCTGGGGATGCCGGCCGGTGACACGCGGTACAGGATAACGGCTAGGC
Encoded here:
- a CDS encoding Maf family protein, translating into MSPAGIPSIVLASGSPRRSQLLAGLGLAFTVVVPEVDETPEPGEAPAALVERLARSKALAVATDHRAALVIAADTTVAVDGVILNKPADEAENRTFVRRLAGREHDVFTGHALAYRGELETVVVHSAVVFRPLSDGEIARYCATGEGLDKAGGYAIQGRGAALIEGLRGCYPNVMGLSLVNVVLAARRLGVELV